From a region of the Halodesulfovibrio sp. genome:
- the rpsU gene encoding 30S ribosomal protein S21 produces MPGVYLDDSDYNFDIALRRFKKQVEKAGILSEMKKRQHFEKPSVMRKKKKAAARKRLLKKMRKMNQY; encoded by the coding sequence ATGCCAGGCGTATATCTTGATGATAGCGACTACAACTTCGACATCGCGCTTCGCCGCTTTAAAAAGCAGGTTGAAAAGGCAGGCATTCTTTCAGAAATGAAAAAACGTCAGCATTTCGAAAAACCTAGCGTAATGCGTAAGAAGAAGAAAGCAGCCGCCCGTAAACGTCTTCTTAAGAAGATGAGAAAGATGAATCAGTACTAA
- a CDS encoding GatB/YqeY domain-containing protein, with translation MSLIQQIDKDYITAYKAKEQVALGVLRHLKTAAKNMQIDLKRELNDEEMLEVVMKQAKQRQDSIEQFRAANREDLVATEAAELEVLQNYLPSQLSDEELEELVTKTVSETGAAGMKDMGKVMNAIMAEYKGRVDGKKLSASVRAKLA, from the coding sequence ATGAGCCTTATTCAGCAGATCGATAAAGACTACATTACTGCCTATAAAGCCAAGGAGCAAGTTGCACTTGGTGTACTTCGTCATCTGAAAACTGCTGCTAAAAATATGCAGATTGATCTTAAGCGTGAACTCAACGATGAGGAAATGCTTGAAGTTGTGATGAAGCAGGCAAAACAGCGTCAGGACTCTATTGAACAGTTCCGCGCGGCTAATCGTGAAGATTTGGTAGCAACAGAAGCAGCAGAACTTGAAGTTTTGCAGAACTACTTGCCAAGCCAGCTTTCCGATGAAGAACTTGAAGAACTCGTTACTAAAACTGTATCTGAAACTGGTGCTGCTGGTATGAAAGATATGGGTAAAGTAATGAATGCTATTATGGCAGAATACAAAGGTCGCGTAGACGGTAAAAAACTGAGCGCATCAGTTCGCGCAAAGCTCGCATAA